A single genomic interval of Blastocatellia bacterium harbors:
- a CDS encoding DUF465 domain-containing protein → MENSSASLKEHLMAVDPEFRELALEHQQYEKRLQELTSLPYPTQEEMMEETLLKKKKLLVKDKMEAILNRYRRQMAAR, encoded by the coding sequence ATGGAGAATAGCTCTGCGTCTCTCAAAGAACATCTGATGGCGGTAGACCCTGAATTCCGAGAGTTGGCGCTTGAGCACCAGCAGTATGAGAAACGATTGCAAGAACTGACGTCGCTACCCTATCCCACCCAGGAAGAAATGATGGAAGAGACGCTGTTGAAGAAGAAAAAGCTCCTGGTCAAAGATAAAATGGAGGCTATCCTCAATCGCTATAGGCGACAGATGGCCGCTCGATAA
- a CDS encoding phosphatidylcholine/phosphatidylserine synthase — protein sequence MSRQDHGPSSPPRRRSAYALPSVFTTANIFCGFYAIIAAMKGYQVLPTDVAEAARLFDNAAKAIGFAVLFDSLDGSIARMTRTTSDFGIELDSLADVLSFGIAAAVLAYTWGYGSVPEGYGPEFSKIAWAASFLYLACGAFRLARFNVHARRMATPSKKERRQFVGLPIPAAAGLIAAIVHFSPMPLFVRDSLHLTVLGETVVIGIPIVSSLFLALVCGLSLLMISTIRHRSFKDLGSGAISARWSYLFLVLLGLGIYFYSRWVLLILAVSYATHGLALRGYNFLRFGKAEAPTIEPVTK from the coding sequence ATGAGCCGCCAGGACCACGGACCGAGCTCACCCCCTCGAAGGCGCAGCGCCTATGCCCTGCCGAGCGTTTTCACGACAGCGAATATCTTCTGTGGCTTTTATGCCATAATCGCCGCAATGAAAGGCTATCAGGTGTTACCCACCGACGTAGCCGAAGCCGCGCGCCTGTTCGATAATGCTGCCAAGGCCATCGGATTTGCCGTCCTCTTTGACAGTCTCGATGGAAGCATCGCGCGAATGACGCGCACGACGAGCGATTTCGGCATTGAGCTTGATAGTCTCGCTGACGTATTATCGTTCGGGATTGCGGCGGCGGTTCTCGCTTATACGTGGGGTTACGGTTCTGTCCCCGAAGGATACGGCCCGGAGTTTTCCAAAATCGCCTGGGCGGCCTCATTTCTCTATCTCGCCTGTGGGGCTTTTCGGCTGGCGCGTTTCAACGTGCACGCGCGACGAATGGCAACCCCGTCGAAAAAGGAGCGTCGTCAGTTCGTCGGATTGCCCATTCCCGCTGCCGCCGGACTCATCGCGGCCATTGTCCACTTCAGTCCGATGCCTCTCTTTGTACGCGACAGCCTCCATTTGACGGTGCTCGGAGAAACCGTTGTCATTGGAATTCCGATCGTGAGCAGTCTCTTTCTAGCGCTCGTCTGCGGACTGAGTCTCCTCATGATCAGTACGATACGCCATCGGAGTTTCAAAGATCTTGGCTCTGGAGCAATAAGCGCTCGGTGGTCCTATCTCTTTCTCGTATTGCTCGGATTGGGCATCTACTTTTACTCGCGGTGGGTCTTGCTCATTCTGGCCGTGAGTTACGCCACGCATGGCCTCGCGCTCCGGGGCTACAACTTCTTGCGGTTCGGGAAAGCCGAAGCACCCACTATTGAACCGGTTACGAAATAG
- the rimI gene encoding ribosomal protein S18-alanine N-acetyltransferase produces MLRLDESNNRPLCFQIDDMRLDDLDEIVEIEETSGLSRWGYEAYLKEIVRGDAEGRILLVARPVESPVRTPTVLGFLCSLVVADEWHINNLATHPEFRRQGIGSSLIREGIARARARGAVCGFLEVRASNYSARAFYRALGFTVWHRRPNYYSDPVEDALIMRLELT; encoded by the coding sequence ATGCTGAGGCTCGACGAATCCAACAATCGTCCTCTTTGCTTTCAGATTGACGACATGCGGCTTGACGATCTCGATGAGATCGTGGAAATCGAAGAGACTTCAGGTCTCAGCCGCTGGGGCTACGAGGCTTATCTCAAGGAGATCGTCAGAGGTGACGCCGAGGGACGAATCCTGCTCGTCGCTCGTCCGGTCGAATCTCCCGTGAGGACGCCGACGGTGCTGGGCTTTCTCTGCTCGCTGGTTGTAGCGGATGAATGGCACATCAACAATCTGGCAACGCATCCCGAGTTCCGCCGCCAGGGCATTGGGTCGTCTCTCATAAGGGAGGGAATCGCTCGCGCCCGTGCACGCGGGGCTGTTTGTGGCTTCCTCGAAGTGCGCGCGTCGAATTACTCCGCCCGGGCATTCTATCGCGCTCTCGGTTTCACCGTCTGGCACCGACGCCCGAACTATTACTCGGACCCGGTCGAAGACGCCCTGATCATGCGCCTCGAGCTGACATAG
- a CDS encoding phosphatidylserine decarboxylase family protein, whose translation MVARDGYPVLLAGVGLTSLFYALDFPWIALVFLLGTGFVAWFFRDPERPIPADEAAIVSPADGKVVRIASLDPSNPRAGRILSIFLSPLDVHVNRSPIAGRITDVQHHPGSFRPAMKDEASVVNEQTVITISGEKTEVIVKQIAGILARRIVCWKRVGETVQKGERIGLIKFGSRADVILSPDTEIVVRPGDRVRAGSSIIARIQS comes from the coding sequence ATGGTTGCGCGGGACGGTTATCCGGTGCTTCTGGCAGGGGTGGGACTGACGTCGCTTTTTTACGCCCTGGACTTTCCCTGGATTGCTCTCGTTTTTCTCCTCGGTACTGGCTTCGTTGCCTGGTTTTTCCGCGATCCTGAGCGACCGATTCCAGCGGATGAGGCGGCGATTGTTTCTCCGGCAGACGGAAAAGTCGTGCGCATCGCCTCACTGGACCCCTCCAATCCCCGGGCGGGGCGAATCCTCTCGATCTTTCTCTCGCCGCTGGACGTTCACGTGAATCGCTCGCCTATTGCCGGGCGAATAACTGATGTTCAGCATCATCCGGGATCGTTTCGACCGGCAATGAAGGACGAAGCGTCGGTCGTGAACGAACAAACGGTGATCACCATTTCGGGAGAGAAGACGGAGGTGATCGTTAAACAAATTGCCGGGATTCTGGCTCGTCGGATAGTCTGCTGGAAGCGCGTCGGCGAAACGGTGCAAAAGGGAGAGCGAATCGGTTTGATCAAATTCGGCTCCCGCGCCGATGTCATCCTTTCCCCCGACACGGAGATCGTCGTCCGTCCGGGAGATCGCGTGCGGGCGGGCAGTAGCATTATTGCGAGGATTCAATCATGA